The following proteins are co-located in the Paenibacillus sp. JNUCC32 genome:
- a CDS encoding aminotransferase class I/II-fold pyridoxal phosphate-dependent enzyme gives MDHSRTPLFTALKEHAAKNPVQFHIPGHKKGLGTDAEFREFIGDNAFSIDLINIAPLDDLHQPTGVIEEAQKLAADAFGADHTYFSVQGTSGAIMTMIMSVCSPGDKIIVPRNVHKSVLSAIIFTGAKPVFVSPAQDSNVGIDHGITISSVRKALKRHPDVKAVLVINPTYFGVSANLKEIVDLAHSYNVPVLVDEAHGVLIHFHEELPMSAMEAGADMAATSVHKLGGSMTQSSVLNVNTKNGYINPYRVQTIISMLTTTSTSYILLASLDTSRRSLALHGREMAARTIELAQYARNEVNKIEGLYCFGKEILGGEATYSYDPTKLTVHVRHLGITGYETENWLRDHYNIEVELSDMYNILCLITPGDNRETIDILLTALRELSDQYMHVNEINELVVKTPEIPQLSLIPRDAFYGDTEVVPFKESAGRIIAEFIYVYPPGIPILLPGEVISQENIDYITDHVEVGLPVKGPEDRSIQNVKVIVETDPIF, from the coding sequence ATGGACCACAGTCGTACACCGCTCTTCACCGCGCTTAAAGAACATGCGGCCAAAAACCCCGTGCAATTTCACATTCCGGGACATAAGAAGGGCCTCGGCACCGATGCCGAATTCAGGGAATTTATAGGGGATAACGCCTTTTCTATAGATTTGATCAATATTGCGCCGCTGGATGATTTGCATCAGCCTACAGGCGTCATTGAAGAAGCCCAGAAGCTGGCCGCCGACGCATTCGGTGCCGACCACACTTACTTCAGTGTCCAAGGGACAAGCGGAGCGATCATGACCATGATCATGTCGGTATGCTCCCCCGGCGATAAAATCATCGTACCGCGCAACGTTCATAAATCCGTGCTTTCCGCCATCATCTTTACCGGTGCCAAGCCTGTGTTCGTATCGCCTGCCCAGGATTCCAATGTGGGGATCGATCACGGGATCACGATCAGCTCCGTACGGAAAGCGCTAAAGCGTCACCCTGACGTCAAAGCCGTACTGGTCATCAATCCGACGTACTTCGGGGTGAGCGCTAACCTGAAGGAAATCGTCGATTTGGCCCACAGTTACAATGTTCCCGTGCTTGTGGACGAAGCGCACGGGGTTCTGATCCATTTTCATGAAGAACTTCCGATGTCGGCAATGGAAGCCGGTGCCGATATGGCTGCGACCAGCGTTCATAAACTCGGCGGATCGATGACCCAAAGCTCCGTGCTGAACGTGAACACCAAGAACGGATACATCAATCCTTACCGCGTGCAGACCATCATCAGTATGCTGACCACAACGTCGACCTCCTACATCCTGCTGGCATCGCTGGATACTTCTCGCCGGAGCCTGGCGCTGCATGGACGGGAAATGGCTGCAAGGACGATTGAATTGGCGCAATATGCACGAAACGAAGTCAACAAAATCGAAGGCCTGTACTGCTTCGGGAAGGAAATACTGGGCGGAGAAGCAACGTACTCCTATGATCCGACCAAGTTGACCGTTCATGTACGCCATCTTGGCATTACGGGATATGAAACCGAGAACTGGCTGCGGGACCACTACAATATTGAAGTGGAGCTCAGCGATATGTACAACATTCTGTGCCTCATTACACCGGGGGACAACCGGGAGACGATCGATATTCTGCTGACGGCGCTCCGAGAGCTTTCGGACCAGTACATGCACGTGAACGAAATTAATGAGCTGGTCGTGAAAACGCCGGAAATTCCGCAGCTGTCGCTTATTCCCCGCGATGCGTTTTATGGGGATACGGAGGTCGTGCCGTTCAAGGAATCGGCCGGACGCATTATTGCCGAATTCATCTATGTCTACCCGCCGGGAATTCCGATTTTGCTTCCGGGCGAAGTGATTTCCCAGGAAAACATCGATTACATTACCGATCATGTCGAGGTCGGCCTGCCTGTCAAAGGTCCTGAGGACCGCAGCATTCAGAACGTGAAAGTCATCGTGGAAACGGATCCTATATTCTAA
- a CDS encoding DUF1292 domain-containing protein, producing the protein MSEHKHEHGDACGCGHDHDHDHEHEEFVLTLTDEEGKEVEMVLVETFDVGEKLYALLLERENPEADGVILRMEEENEEMVLYNIEDEDEWNEVEAVYNELVAAANQE; encoded by the coding sequence ATGAGCGAACACAAACATGAACACGGAGATGCTTGCGGCTGCGGTCACGATCATGACCACGACCACGAGCATGAAGAGTTTGTGCTGACATTGACGGATGAAGAAGGAAAAGAAGTAGAGATGGTTCTCGTGGAGACATTTGATGTCGGCGAGAAGCTTTACGCGCTTTTGCTTGAACGCGAGAATCCGGAAGCGGACGGCGTCATTCTACGTATGGAAGAAGAGAACGAGGAAATGGTTCTTTACAATATTGAGGACGAAGACGAATGGAATGAAGTAGAGGCGGTTTACAACGAACTGGTCGCTGCTGCAAACCAGGAGTAA
- a CDS encoding copper amine oxidase has protein sequence MKWKKVMACMLVLSLMGGSTLLFADSVNERVRVWLNGRELKDGGYLIDGKTYVPVREFDGAVDWNSANGQVQVVKPNVHIFLFKGDTVFGNVNKGKLKFNVFSQVDSLNNNIHAVKVAIEDPSGNIKDIQSQEVKDRKDNFWFRTYDFTYDFKTAGKYSVGFYVKVKSDDGFVKVAEKVITALN, from the coding sequence ATGAAGTGGAAAAAAGTGATGGCATGTATGCTAGTGCTCTCTTTAATGGGTGGCAGCACCCTTTTGTTTGCGGATTCCGTCAATGAGCGTGTTCGGGTTTGGCTGAACGGACGCGAATTGAAGGATGGCGGATATTTGATTGATGGCAAAACCTATGTGCCGGTCCGGGAATTTGACGGGGCTGTGGACTGGAATTCGGCGAATGGACAAGTCCAGGTCGTCAAGCCGAATGTGCATATTTTTCTCTTTAAAGGAGATACTGTATTCGGCAACGTAAACAAAGGCAAGCTGAAATTCAATGTATTTAGCCAGGTAGACAGCTTAAACAACAATATTCATGCCGTGAAAGTAGCGATTGAGGATCCTTCGGGCAATATCAAGGACATCCAGTCCCAGGAAGTGAAGGACCGCAAGGATAACTTCTGGTTCCGAACCTATGATTTCACATACGATTTCAAAACGGCCGGAAAATACTCGGTAGGCTTTTATGTAAAAGTCAAATCGGATGACGGTTTTGTGAAAGTTGCGGAGAAAGTGATTACCGCCCTAAATTGA
- a CDS encoding MBL fold metallo-hydrolase, giving the protein MTLTLQMLGTGSAFAKNYYNNNALIHDGNFTLLIDCGITAPLALHQMNKTFNDVDAVLITHIHADHVGGLEELAFIMKMKYNRKLPLYIAEALVEPIWEHTLKGGLYQQGHISSLQDVFDVHPLKPGVKAAISSGISVELIHTQHIPGKDSYSLYLNDRIFYSADMVFDPILLKQLVNERDCEVILHECQLQGPGEVHTTLDELLSLPQEIQERTYLMHYSDEVEAFIGKTGNMEFVEQQRVYEL; this is encoded by the coding sequence TTGACACTGACATTGCAAATGCTTGGCACCGGCAGTGCGTTTGCCAAGAACTACTATAACAATAACGCACTGATACATGACGGAAATTTCACGCTGCTCATCGACTGCGGAATCACCGCTCCGTTGGCGCTGCATCAGATGAACAAGACGTTTAACGATGTGGACGCCGTGCTCATCACGCATATTCATGCCGACCATGTTGGCGGTTTGGAGGAGCTTGCGTTTATTATGAAGATGAAATACAATCGCAAACTCCCGCTCTATATTGCTGAAGCGCTGGTGGAACCGATATGGGAACATACACTCAAGGGCGGCTTATACCAGCAGGGACATATCTCTTCCCTACAGGATGTATTTGACGTGCATCCTTTGAAACCGGGCGTGAAGGCCGCTATTTCATCCGGAATCTCGGTGGAGCTGATTCATACGCAGCATATTCCGGGCAAAGACAGCTATTCGCTTTATTTGAACGATCGGATTTTTTACAGCGCGGACATGGTATTCGACCCCATCCTGCTGAAGCAATTGGTAAATGAACGGGATTGCGAAGTGATTCTGCATGAATGCCAGCTGCAGGGCCCGGGGGAGGTGCACACGACACTCGATGAACTGCTCAGCCTGCCTCAAGAAATTCAGGAGCGCACCTATCTGATGCATTACAGCGATGAGGTTGAAGCTTTCATCGGCAAGACCGGAAACATGGAATTCGTGGAGCAGCAGCGGGTATACGAATTGTAG
- a CDS encoding DUF3892 domain-containing protein, giving the protein MDQQQEVVGVRKNGDGDIIELKLDNGSVVDYKTAQQMAKNKEIKNLNVFRGRDGDEHLRSNADGDPSNNLDNLPTF; this is encoded by the coding sequence ATGGATCAACAACAAGAAGTAGTAGGCGTACGTAAAAATGGTGATGGCGACATCATCGAACTAAAGCTGGATAACGGCAGCGTCGTGGACTACAAGACGGCCCAACAGATGGCCAAGAATAAGGAAATCAAGAACCTGAACGTATTCCGTGGACGTGATGGAGACGAACATCTTCGTTCCAATGCGGATGGCGATCCAAGCAACAACCTGGACAATTTGCCGACGTTCTAA
- a CDS encoding GNAT family N-acetyltransferase: MAAEIINVSTEEQLQQALDIRKDVFVLEQKVPIDLEIDDYDRLESDAHHVLIKSEGQYAATGRITYYNKDSAKMQRIAVRKPFRSKGIGRVLMMALEAQARELKLQYSVLDAQVQAEAFYRKLGYETISDEPFDDAGIPHVRMKKEL; this comes from the coding sequence ATGGCAGCAGAAATCATCAATGTATCAACGGAAGAGCAGTTGCAGCAGGCGCTGGATATCCGAAAGGATGTGTTTGTCCTAGAACAGAAGGTGCCGATCGATTTGGAGATCGATGATTACGACCGCCTGGAATCGGATGCACACCATGTCTTGATCAAGTCGGAGGGGCAGTACGCCGCAACCGGGCGTATTACCTATTACAATAAGGATTCCGCCAAAATGCAGCGGATCGCGGTGCGGAAGCCGTTCCGTTCCAAAGGGATTGGCCGTGTGCTGATGATGGCGCTGGAAGCGCAGGCTCGCGAACTAAAGCTGCAATATTCCGTGCTCGATGCACAGGTGCAGGCAGAGGCTTTTTACCGCAAGCTCGGGTATGAGACGATTTCGGACGAGCCGTTTGATGATGCAGGCATTCCCCATGTTCGCATGAAAAAGGAATTGTAG